In Halovulum dunhuangense, one genomic interval encodes:
- a CDS encoding DUF3467 domain-containing protein has product MADDAATGKTGTGGDRRSSEIEWNDGAMTTDFANVVNIQGTREQIELFFGTNRSWETGKDGKVSVDLTNRIIMTPYAAKRMLMILSGVLREYETRHGVLKVDER; this is encoded by the coding sequence ATGGCAGACGATGCCGCGACCGGGAAAACAGGCACCGGCGGGGATCGCAGATCTTCCGAGATCGAATGGAACGATGGCGCGATGACCACGGATTTCGCCAACGTCGTGAACATCCAGGGCACGCGCGAACAGATCGAGTTGTTCTTCGGAACCAACCGGTCGTGGGAGACGGGCAAGGATGGCAAGGTATCGGTCGACCTGACCAACCGGATCATAATGACGCCCTATGCCGCGAAGCGGATGCTGATGATCCTTTCGGGCGTCCTGCGCGAATACGAGACGCGGCACGGCGTTCTCAAGGTGGATGAGCGTTGA
- a CDS encoding efflux RND transporter periplasmic adaptor subunit: MSEPTPQADDDGALRPDGGATAGISMLEQSLWRRLAGASGVEETAQAWAPAMFSMLDAADFCVVFLHDPDGGRLRPVAGWPQARMAGGALIAAAETAIEQDRGTVRGTMPDENMGRAGAVALAVPLSLDGRVAGAVGLEFAPRSRAELHAAMRRLQWGAAWMRDALRADAAQGARRQYDRAVHALHAVAAVAERGDFPTAARAAATDLATRFGCDRVSVGFRRLGRSHVVSISHSAQFGRRMTLVRLLAAAMDEAIDQRGVILFPQADEEAPLAAHRHAKLARAQEIGHILTVPLFAVDRFVGAILFERPADAPFTQGETEMLEAVATVLAPVLEEKRRNDRWLVTKAADLLAAQFARLVGPGRLARKAGVLALLAVVAFFWVARDIDQVSADARIEGAVQRTIAAPFDGFIAEAGARAGETVSEGQLLVKLDDRELALERLRLETQFESQRIEYDRALAQGDRAEASIRRNQMDQSQAQIALVTAQIGRTAIRAPFDGIVTSGDLSQSIGASVGKGSTLMTVAPAENYRIVMNVDERRIADIVPGQAGSLLVTALPDRSFAMVVRQVTPVAEYAGGTTTFRVEADLTEPPTALQPGMEGVAKVDIAERRLIAIWTRPMVDWFKVWSWRWFGREPE; this comes from the coding sequence TTGAGCGAGCCGACACCGCAAGCTGACGACGATGGGGCCCTGCGCCCGGATGGTGGGGCAACGGCCGGGATCTCGATGCTGGAGCAGAGCCTCTGGCGCCGTCTTGCGGGTGCGTCGGGCGTCGAGGAAACGGCACAGGCCTGGGCGCCGGCCATGTTCTCGATGCTGGACGCGGCCGATTTCTGCGTGGTGTTCCTGCACGATCCCGATGGCGGCCGGCTGCGTCCCGTCGCGGGCTGGCCGCAGGCCCGGATGGCCGGGGGCGCGCTGATCGCCGCCGCCGAGACGGCGATCGAGCAGGACCGCGGCACGGTGCGCGGCACGATGCCTGACGAGAACATGGGCCGCGCGGGCGCGGTCGCACTTGCCGTGCCGCTGTCGCTGGACGGTCGCGTGGCGGGCGCTGTGGGGCTGGAATTCGCGCCCCGTTCCCGCGCCGAGCTGCACGCCGCCATGCGCCGCCTGCAATGGGGTGCCGCCTGGATGCGCGATGCGCTTCGGGCGGATGCGGCGCAAGGCGCGCGGCGGCAATACGACCGCGCGGTTCACGCGCTGCATGCCGTCGCGGCCGTGGCCGAGCGGGGGGATTTCCCCACCGCCGCCCGCGCCGCCGCGACCGATCTTGCCACACGCTTCGGATGCGACCGCGTCTCGGTCGGGTTCCGCCGGCTTGGCCGCAGCCATGTCGTGTCCATTTCCCACTCCGCGCAGTTCGGCCGGCGCATGACGCTGGTGCGTCTGCTGGCCGCCGCCATGGACGAGGCGATCGACCAGCGCGGTGTCATCCTCTTTCCGCAGGCGGATGAAGAGGCGCCCCTTGCCGCGCACCGCCACGCGAAACTGGCCCGCGCGCAGGAAATCGGCCACATCCTGACCGTGCCGCTTTTCGCGGTCGATCGCTTCGTCGGCGCGATCCTGTTCGAGCGCCCCGCCGATGCCCCCTTCACCCAGGGCGAGACCGAGATGCTGGAGGCCGTGGCGACCGTGCTGGCCCCCGTGCTGGAGGAAAAGCGCCGCAACGACCGCTGGCTCGTGACCAAGGCCGCCGACCTGCTGGCCGCGCAGTTCGCGCGGCTGGTGGGGCCGGGGCGGCTGGCGCGCAAGGCAGGCGTGCTGGCGCTGCTGGCGGTGGTGGCCTTCTTCTGGGTCGCGCGCGATATCGACCAGGTGTCCGCCGATGCAAGGATCGAGGGCGCGGTCCAGCGCACCATCGCGGCCCCCTTCGACGGCTTCATCGCCGAGGCGGGCGCACGCGCGGGCGAGACGGTGTCCGAGGGTCAGCTGCTCGTGAAGCTGGATGACCGCGAGCTTGCGCTTGAGCGCCTGCGCCTCGAGACGCAGTTCGAAAGCCAGCGTATCGAGTATGACCGCGCGCTGGCGCAGGGCGACCGGGCCGAGGCCTCGATCCGGCGCAACCAGATGGACCAGTCGCAGGCGCAGATCGCGCTGGTGACCGCGCAGATAGGGCGCACGGCCATCCGCGCGCCTTTCGATGGCATCGTCACCTCGGGCGACCTGTCGCAATCCATCGGCGCCTCGGTCGGCAAGGGCAGCACGCTGATGACCGTGGCGCCCGCCGAGAATTACCGCATCGTGATGAACGTGGACGAGCGCCGCATCGCCGACATCGTGCCGGGGCAGGCGGGCAGCCTGCTGGTCACCGCGCTGCCCGACCGCAGCTTCGCCATGGTCGTGCGCCAGGTGACGCCGGTCGCGGAATATGCCGGCGGAACCACGACGTTCCGCGTCGAGGCCGACCTGACGGAACCGCCCACGGCGCTTCAGCCGGGGATGGAGGGGGTGGCCAAGGTCGATATCGCCGAGCGCCGCCTGATCGCGATCTGGACCCGGCCGATGGTCGACTGGTTCAAGGTCTGGTCGTGGCGCTGGTTCGGCCGCGAGCCGGAATAG